A window of the Verminephrobacter eiseniae EF01-2 genome harbors these coding sequences:
- a CDS encoding VOC family protein, which yields MTAARPPDPATLPAPAAIQQLHHYAYRARDAEETRQFYEDILGLPLYHIIQSDYVPSTGEYCPYTHFFFRLRDGSFIAFFDLGDDIKAEPSPNTPLWVNHIALRVDTLQELQDTRQRLQAHGIEVLGVTDHHIFKSIYFFDPNGIRLELAVQLADAEQMARDSRVAHARLSEWTARKRQWRKDRAAGNAPAALRPGQNDRPELLPG from the coding sequence ATGACCGCTGCCCGCCCACCCGATCCGGCCACCCTGCCCGCGCCCGCCGCGATACAGCAGTTGCACCACTACGCCTACAGGGCCCGCGACGCCGAGGAAACGCGCCAGTTCTACGAGGACATCCTGGGCCTGCCGCTGTACCACATCATCCAGAGCGACTATGTGCCCAGCACCGGCGAGTACTGCCCCTACACCCATTTCTTCTTTCGCCTGCGGGACGGCTCGTTCATCGCCTTCTTCGACCTCGGCGACGACATCAAGGCCGAGCCTTCGCCGAACACCCCGCTGTGGGTCAACCACATCGCGCTGCGCGTGGACACGCTGCAGGAGCTGCAAGACACGCGCCAGCGTCTGCAAGCGCATGGCATCGAGGTGCTCGGCGTGACCGACCACCATATCTTCAAGAGCATCTACTTCTTCGACCCCAACGGCATCCGCCTGGAACTGGCGGTCCAGTTGGCCGACGCCGAGCAGATGGCCCGGGACAGCCGCGTCGCCCACGCCCGCCTGAGCGAATGGACGGCGCGCAAACGGCAATGGCGCAAGGACCGCGCGGCGGGCAACGCGCCAGCAGCGCTGCGGCCCGGGCAGAACGACCGGCCGGAGTTGCTCCCCGGGTGA